One window of the Streptomyces sp. ITFR-21 genome contains the following:
- the sigE gene encoding RNA polymerase sigma factor SigE — MVGALLDTTRADRGGAAAAGDRRVRSHFHRSAGQPKSVTNTADDPSRENETAAASSVTTATFATDGDTPTWTPPTWEEIVSTHSARVYRLAYRLTGNQHDAEDLTQEVFVRVFRSLSTYTPGTFEGWLHRITTNLFLDMVRRRQRIRFDALGDDAAERLPSREPSPAQHFNDTHFDADVQQALDTLAPEFRAAVVLCDIEGLSYEEIAATLGVKLGTVRSRIHRGRSHLRKALEHRAPGVRPAPALAATAPKPGLEGGRT; from the coding sequence ATGGTAGGGGCTCTACTGGACACCACCAGAGCCGACAGGGGAGGTGCGGCTGCGGCCGGTGACCGGAGAGTGCGGTCGCACTTTCACAGGTCCGCCGGACAGCCCAAATCCGTGACCAACACCGCTGATGATCCTTCACGCGAGAACGAAACCGCCGCCGCGAGCTCCGTCACCACCGCGACCTTCGCAACCGACGGGGACACTCCGACGTGGACCCCTCCCACCTGGGAGGAGATCGTCAGTACGCACAGTGCCCGGGTGTACCGGCTGGCCTACCGGCTGACCGGCAACCAGCACGACGCGGAGGACCTCACCCAAGAGGTCTTCGTGCGGGTCTTCCGCTCCCTGTCCACCTACACACCCGGCACCTTCGAGGGCTGGCTGCACCGCATCACCACGAACCTCTTCCTGGACATGGTGCGGCGCCGGCAGCGGATCCGGTTCGATGCACTCGGCGACGACGCGGCGGAGCGGCTCCCCAGCCGTGAGCCGTCCCCGGCACAGCACTTCAACGACACGCACTTCGACGCGGACGTCCAGCAGGCGCTGGACACCCTCGCGCCGGAGTTCCGCGCCGCCGTGGTGCTCTGCGACATCGAGGGGCTGTCGTACGAGGAGATCGCCGCGACGCTGGGCGTGAAGCTGGGCACGGTACGGAGCAGGATCCACCGCGGCCGCTCCCACCTGCGCAAGGCTCTGGAACACCGGGCGCCCGGCGTGCGCCCGGCCCCCGCGCTTGCTGCCACCGCACCGAAACCTGGCCTGGAGGGCGGGAGAACGTGA
- a CDS encoding anti-sigma factor family protein yields MSSSGSGEHRPHRPGPAEQHLGDRLAAFVDGELTDDSRDRVLAHLATCTQCKAAAAEQRRLKSVVAASELPAISAGLLARLQGLPGMGTAENPGRGGPWDPPAGPGNHDTSARLPGPALGEEPAGPFDGGLLGSGPLGSGPLGSGRFSYLGPARDLLAPAGSRSRGFRIHQPAAEPHPAADPVAVAPRHRSRRFAFAAAGAFSMAAIAIGGALPMEAAVDGGARPDDGPAVSPLTAGSVSDTRGVTPRGVLGAVDERLTRAPAAARSVTSAASVSLTRPLLPPGAVPLVTAVAAEPPRSSVVLR; encoded by the coding sequence GTGAGCAGCAGCGGTTCAGGCGAGCATCGTCCCCACCGTCCCGGACCTGCCGAGCAGCACCTCGGCGACCGCCTCGCGGCGTTCGTCGACGGGGAGCTGACCGACGACAGCCGGGATCGCGTACTCGCCCATCTCGCGACGTGTACACAGTGCAAAGCGGCCGCCGCCGAACAGCGGCGGCTCAAGAGCGTGGTCGCGGCCTCCGAGCTGCCGGCCATATCGGCCGGGCTGCTGGCCAGGCTGCAGGGCCTGCCCGGCATGGGCACGGCCGAGAACCCCGGACGCGGCGGCCCCTGGGACCCGCCCGCCGGCCCCGGGAACCACGACACGTCCGCGCGCCTTCCCGGCCCGGCGCTGGGCGAGGAGCCCGCCGGGCCCTTCGACGGCGGCCTGCTGGGCTCGGGGCCGCTGGGCTCCGGACCGCTCGGCTCGGGCCGGTTCTCCTACCTCGGCCCGGCCCGCGACCTGCTGGCCCCGGCCGGCTCCCGGTCGCGCGGCTTCCGTATCCACCAGCCGGCCGCGGAACCGCACCCGGCCGCCGACCCGGTGGCCGTCGCGCCGCGGCACCGCAGCCGCAGGTTCGCCTTCGCGGCGGCCGGCGCCTTCTCGATGGCGGCCATCGCGATCGGCGGCGCCCTCCCGATGGAGGCCGCGGTCGACGGCGGCGCCCGTCCCGACGACGGCCCCGCGGTGAGCCCGCTGACCGCGGGTTCGGTCTCCGACACCCGCGGAGTCACCCCCCGCGGCGTGCTGGGCGCCGTGGACGAGCGGCTGACCCGCGCCCCGGCCGCCGCCCGGTCCGTCACCTCGGCCGCCTCGGTGTCCCTGACCAGACCGCTGCTGCCGCCCGGCGCCGTACCGCTGGTGACGGCCGTGGCGGCCGAGCCGCCGCGCTCCTCCGTGGTGCTGCGCTGA
- a CDS encoding sec-independent translocase, with protein MFFDIGPLELVALVVLAVLVFGPDKLPKVIQDTMRFIRKVREFSDSAKEDIRRELGPEFKDFEFEDLNPKTFIRKNLMNGEEDEYGLKELKDLRSSFDLRKEMAEVTDAVNGVEPAAKAASTGTAAAPAASAGTGQGAAAPDRLRKPDRLAPDEAPPFDSDAT; from the coding sequence GTGTTCTTCGACATAGGCCCGCTGGAGCTGGTCGCCCTCGTCGTCCTTGCCGTGCTCGTCTTCGGCCCGGACAAGCTGCCGAAGGTCATCCAGGACACCATGCGGTTCATCCGCAAGGTGCGGGAGTTCTCCGACAGCGCCAAGGAGGACATCCGCCGCGAGCTGGGCCCCGAGTTCAAGGACTTCGAGTTCGAGGACCTCAACCCCAAGACGTTCATCCGGAAGAACCTGATGAACGGCGAGGAGGATGAGTACGGCCTCAAGGAGCTCAAGGATCTGCGCAGCAGCTTCGATCTCCGCAAGGAGATGGCGGAGGTCACCGACGCGGTGAACGGCGTAGAGCCGGCCGCCAAGGCCGCTTCCACCGGTACCGCCGCGGCTCCGGCCGCCTCCGCCGGGACCGGCCAGGGCGCCGCCGCGCCCGACCGGCTGCGCAAGCCCGACCGGCTCGCCCCGGACGAAGCGCCGCCGTTCGACTCCGACGCGACCTGA
- a CDS encoding Mrp/NBP35 family ATP-binding protein has product MATTTYSTTPTDEAVRAALATVNDPEIHKPITDLGMVKSVDIGSDGAVAVTVYLTVSGCPMRDTITSSVTAAVRAVAGVTSVRVGLDVMSDEQRRELASSLRGGQAEREIPFARPGSLTRVYAVASGKGGVGKSSVTVNLAASMAADGLKVGVVDADIYGHSVPRMLGVDGRPTQVENMIMPPSANGVKVISIGMFTPGNAPVVWRGPMLHRALQQFLADVYWGDLDVLLLDLPPGTGDIAISVAQLVPNAEILVVTTPQQAAAEVAERAGSIAVQTHQKIVGVVENMAGMPCPHCDEIVEVFGSGGGDRVAEGLSRTTGTNVPVLGRIPIDVRLREGGDDGRPVALSHPDSPAGAALRGIAGKLGGRARGLAGMSLGITPRNKF; this is encoded by the coding sequence ATGGCTACCACCACGTACAGCACCACGCCGACCGACGAGGCCGTCCGTGCCGCGCTCGCGACCGTGAACGACCCGGAGATCCACAAACCGATCACCGACCTCGGCATGGTGAAGTCCGTGGACATCGGGTCGGACGGCGCGGTGGCCGTCACCGTCTACCTGACGGTCTCCGGCTGCCCGATGCGCGACACCATCACCAGCTCGGTCACGGCGGCCGTCCGGGCCGTCGCCGGGGTCACCTCGGTGCGGGTCGGGCTGGACGTGATGAGCGACGAGCAGCGCCGGGAGCTGGCGTCCTCGCTGCGCGGCGGCCAGGCCGAGCGGGAGATCCCGTTCGCCCGGCCGGGATCGCTGACCCGGGTCTACGCGGTCGCCTCCGGCAAGGGCGGCGTCGGCAAGTCGTCGGTGACGGTGAACCTGGCGGCGTCCATGGCCGCCGACGGCCTCAAGGTCGGAGTGGTGGACGCGGACATCTACGGCCACAGCGTGCCGCGCATGCTCGGTGTCGACGGCCGGCCCACCCAGGTCGAGAACATGATCATGCCGCCGTCCGCGAACGGGGTGAAGGTCATCTCGATCGGCATGTTCACCCCCGGCAACGCCCCCGTCGTCTGGCGCGGGCCGATGCTGCACCGGGCCCTGCAGCAGTTCCTGGCCGACGTGTACTGGGGCGACCTCGACGTCCTGCTGCTGGACCTGCCGCCCGGCACCGGCGACATCGCCATCTCGGTGGCCCAGCTGGTTCCCAACGCGGAGATCCTGGTGGTGACCACCCCGCAGCAGGCCGCCGCCGAGGTCGCCGAGCGGGCCGGGTCGATCGCCGTCCAGACCCACCAGAAGATCGTGGGCGTGGTGGAGAACATGGCGGGCATGCCGTGTCCGCACTGCGACGAGATCGTGGAGGTCTTCGGTTCCGGCGGCGGCGACCGGGTCGCCGAGGGCCTGTCCCGCACCACCGGTACCAACGTGCCCGTCCTCGGCCGGATCCCGATCGACGTGCGGCTGCGCGAGGGCGGCGACGACGGCCGCCCGGTCGCCCTGTCCCACCCGGACTCCCCCGCGGGGGCCGCGCTGCGCGGCATCGCCGGCAAGCTGGGCGGGCGGGCCCGGGGCCTGGCGGGCATGTCGCTGGGGATCACCCCGCGCAACAAGTTCTAG
- a CDS encoding DUF1003 domain-containing protein, producing MAADERDQRQGLPARQRVRLDQPRVTGRRSLLPAYDPEAFGKFSERIARFLGTGRFIVWMTVLIILWVLWNIFAPRAMRFDPYPFIFLTLMLSLQASYAAPLILLAQNRQDDRDRVNLEQDRKQNERSIADTEYLTREVAALRVNLGEVATRDWIRSELQDLLREFEDRQAKGAVRRPRPAGRPPTGPGAAPGAGPGAARGDEADGRGR from the coding sequence ATGGCCGCTGACGAGCGGGACCAGCGCCAGGGGCTGCCCGCGCGGCAGCGGGTCCGGCTGGACCAGCCGCGGGTCACCGGCCGGCGCAGCCTGCTGCCCGCGTACGACCCGGAGGCGTTCGGCAAGTTCTCCGAGCGGATCGCCCGCTTCCTGGGCACCGGGCGGTTCATCGTCTGGATGACGGTCCTGATCATCCTGTGGGTGCTCTGGAACATCTTCGCGCCGCGGGCCATGCGGTTCGACCCGTACCCGTTCATCTTCCTGACCCTGATGCTGTCGCTCCAGGCGTCCTACGCGGCGCCGCTGATCCTGCTGGCGCAGAACCGGCAGGACGACCGGGACCGGGTCAACCTCGAACAGGACCGCAAGCAGAACGAACGCTCCATCGCCGACACCGAGTACCTGACCCGGGAGGTGGCGGCGCTGCGGGTGAACCTGGGCGAGGTCGCCACCCGGGACTGGATCCGCTCCGAACTCCAGGACCTGCTCAGGGAGTTCGAGGACCGGCAGGCCAAGGGCGCGGTCCGGCGGCCCCGGCCGGCAGGTCGGCCGCCCACCGGGCCGGGCGCGGCGCCGGGCGCCGGACCGGGCGCGGCCCGCGGTGACGAAGCCGACGGCCGGGGTCGCTGA
- a CDS encoding magnesium transporter MgtE N-terminal domain-containing protein — protein sequence MAAGAPRVFVSHLAGIAVFDPTGDQVGRVRDVVVMLRVGGRPPRVLGLVVEVVSRRRTFLPMTRVTGVESGQVITTGVLNTRRFEQRPTETLVLGELLDRRVRLVPTVGAPGDGEEVTVLDVSVAQLPARRDWEIDKVFVRRGRPGALRRKGETLTVDWSAVTGFRLAEEGQGAENLLATFERLRPADLANVLHHLSPKRRGEVAAALDDDRLADVLEELPDDDQVEILGKLKSERAADVLEAMDPDDAADLLAELPAEEQERLLALMGPQEAAGVRRLLSYEERTAGGLMTTEPIVLRPDATVADALARIRNPDLSPALAAQVYVCRPPDETPTGRYLGLVHFQRLLRDPPFTLLGSIVDTDLQPLQPDTALPSVTSFLATYNMISAPVVDDSGALLGAVTVDDVLDHLLPEDWRETDPPGPAGGADEDDDPERAPYDPADVPGAARKAPDGR from the coding sequence ATGGCCGCAGGCGCCCCCCGGGTCTTCGTCTCGCACCTGGCCGGGATCGCGGTCTTCGACCCGACCGGGGACCAGGTGGGCCGGGTCCGTGACGTGGTGGTGATGCTGCGGGTCGGCGGCCGGCCGCCGCGGGTGCTCGGCCTGGTGGTCGAGGTGGTCAGCCGGCGGCGCACCTTCCTGCCGATGACCAGGGTGACCGGCGTGGAGTCGGGACAGGTGATCACCACGGGCGTGCTGAACACGCGCCGCTTCGAGCAGCGGCCGACCGAGACGCTGGTGCTGGGCGAGCTGCTGGACCGCCGGGTACGGCTGGTCCCGACGGTGGGGGCGCCGGGGGACGGCGAGGAGGTCACCGTGCTGGACGTGTCCGTGGCGCAGCTGCCGGCCCGCCGCGACTGGGAGATCGACAAGGTCTTCGTCCGCCGCGGCAGGCCCGGCGCGCTGCGCCGCAAGGGGGAGACGCTGACGGTCGACTGGTCGGCGGTCACCGGCTTCCGGCTGGCCGAGGAGGGCCAGGGCGCGGAGAACCTGCTGGCCACCTTCGAGCGGTTGCGCCCAGCGGACCTGGCGAACGTACTGCACCACCTGTCGCCCAAGCGCCGCGGCGAGGTCGCCGCGGCGCTGGACGACGACCGGCTGGCGGACGTACTGGAGGAGCTGCCGGACGACGACCAGGTGGAGATCCTCGGCAAGCTCAAGAGCGAGCGGGCCGCGGACGTGCTGGAGGCGATGGACCCCGACGACGCCGCCGACCTGCTGGCCGAGCTGCCCGCGGAGGAGCAGGAGCGGCTGCTGGCGCTGATGGGGCCGCAGGAGGCCGCGGGCGTACGGCGGCTGCTGTCGTACGAGGAGCGGACCGCGGGCGGGCTGATGACCACCGAGCCGATCGTGCTGCGCCCGGACGCCACGGTCGCCGACGCGCTGGCCCGGATCCGCAACCCCGACCTGTCGCCGGCGCTGGCCGCGCAGGTGTACGTGTGCCGGCCGCCGGACGAGACGCCCACCGGCCGGTACCTGGGCCTGGTGCACTTCCAGCGGCTGCTGCGCGATCCGCCGTTCACGCTGCTGGGCTCGATCGTGGACACCGACCTCCAGCCGCTCCAGCCGGACACCGCGCTGCCGTCGGTGACCAGCTTCCTGGCCACGTACAACATGATCTCGGCGCCGGTGGTGGACGACAGCGGCGCGCTGCTGGGGGCGGTGACGGTGGACGACGTGCTGGACCACCTGCTGCCGGAGGACTGGCGGGAGACCGATCCGCCCGGCCCGGCGGGCGGCGCGGACGAGGACGACGACCCGGAGCGGGCGCCCTACGACCCCGCCGACGTGCCCGGGGCGGCCCGGAAGGCTCCCGATGGCCGCTGA
- a CDS encoding DMT family transporter translates to MTTPQSTVAAGADPVAAEGAAPGRRPDLTLLAVAIAGVSMSAPLIAATAAPALAIAFWRNALAVGVLSPVALWRHRSELRHMGGRALALSAAAGVVLALHFGLWLPSLNMTSVATSTALCTTTPIWTTLIMRARGHHPPGLVWAGTALAVTGVVVLTGIDLSTDTRALAGDALALGAGMAAAGYVLLGAEVRRTASTTAYTYLCYGTTALVLLGACLVSGSALGGYDGRTWLKIAALTVAAQLLGHSLLNRVVHGLGPATTSTAILLETPGAALIAALWLGQTPPAAAYPALGVILAGLALVILADRRRSTVPAA, encoded by the coding sequence GTGACCACCCCGCAGAGCACCGTCGCCGCCGGCGCGGACCCGGTGGCCGCCGAGGGCGCCGCTCCGGGCCGGCGGCCGGACCTCACGCTGCTCGCCGTGGCCATCGCCGGCGTCTCGATGTCCGCCCCGCTGATAGCCGCCACCGCCGCCCCGGCGCTCGCCATCGCCTTCTGGCGCAACGCGCTGGCCGTCGGCGTACTCAGCCCGGTCGCGCTGTGGCGGCACCGGAGCGAACTGCGGCACATGGGCGGCCGGGCGCTGGCGTTGTCCGCCGCGGCCGGCGTGGTGCTGGCCCTGCACTTCGGCCTGTGGCTGCCGAGCCTGAACATGACGTCGGTGGCCACCTCGACCGCGCTGTGCACCACCACCCCGATCTGGACCACCCTCATCATGCGGGCGCGCGGTCACCACCCGCCAGGACTGGTCTGGGCGGGCACCGCGCTCGCGGTGACCGGGGTGGTCGTCCTCACCGGCATCGACCTGTCCACCGACACCCGGGCGCTGGCCGGCGACGCGCTGGCCCTCGGCGCGGGCATGGCGGCGGCCGGATACGTCCTGCTGGGCGCGGAGGTGCGGCGTACCGCGAGCACCACCGCGTACACGTACCTCTGCTACGGGACCACGGCGCTGGTGCTGCTCGGCGCCTGCCTGGTGTCCGGGTCGGCGCTCGGCGGCTACGACGGGAGGACCTGGCTGAAGATCGCCGCGCTGACGGTCGCCGCCCAACTGCTCGGGCACTCGCTGCTCAACCGGGTGGTGCACGGCCTCGGCCCGGCCACCACGTCGACCGCGATCCTGCTGGAGACGCCGGGCGCCGCGCTGATCGCCGCGCTGTGGCTGGGCCAGACACCGCCGGCCGCCGCCTACCCGGCACTCGGCGTGATCCTCGCGGGCCTGGCCCTGGTGATCCTCGCCGACCGCCGCAGGAGCACCGTACCGGCGGCCTGA
- a CDS encoding magnesium and cobalt transport protein CorA, whose protein sequence is MSMIRDLRAVVRPTLRKTGESYDYGPAHDSSTAGSAVVDCAVYRGGVRCSDSVGLKDALRMVRADRSAEQCDGSDGFVWIGLHEPTEQEFAGIAEEFALHPLAVEDAVHAHQRPKLERYDNSLFTVFKTIRYVEHAELTATSEVVESGEIMVFTGRYFVITVRHGGHGSLRSLRHRLEEDPELLSKGPSAVLHAIADRVVDDYLAVTEAVQDDIDEVEIDVFSASTGKAPRGGDAGRIYQLKREVLEFKRAVSPLLRPMQMLGERPMRLIDPDIQKYFRDVADHVARVHEQVIGFDDLLNSILQANLAQATVVQNEDMRKITAWAAILAVPTMITGVYGMNFDTMPELRWRFGYPAVLVAIVAICYAIHRGFRRNGWL, encoded by the coding sequence ATGTCGATGATCCGTGATCTGCGCGCCGTCGTACGCCCCACCCTGCGCAAGACCGGCGAGTCCTACGACTACGGCCCGGCCCACGACTCCTCCACCGCCGGCAGCGCGGTGGTGGACTGCGCGGTCTACCGGGGCGGGGTCAGGTGCAGCGACAGCGTCGGCCTGAAGGACGCGCTGCGGATGGTCAGGGCCGACCGCAGCGCCGAGCAGTGCGACGGCAGCGACGGCTTCGTCTGGATCGGGCTGCACGAGCCGACCGAGCAGGAGTTCGCCGGGATCGCCGAGGAGTTCGCGCTGCACCCGCTGGCGGTCGAGGACGCGGTGCACGCCCACCAGCGGCCCAAGCTGGAGCGGTACGACAACTCGCTGTTCACCGTCTTCAAGACGATCCGCTACGTCGAGCACGCCGAGCTGACCGCCACCAGCGAGGTGGTGGAGAGCGGCGAGATCATGGTCTTCACCGGCCGGTATTTCGTGATCACCGTCCGGCACGGCGGCCACGGCTCGCTGCGGTCGCTGCGGCACCGGCTGGAGGAGGACCCGGAGCTGCTGTCCAAGGGCCCGTCCGCGGTGCTGCACGCCATCGCCGACCGGGTGGTGGACGACTACCTGGCCGTCACCGAGGCGGTGCAGGACGACATCGACGAGGTCGAGATCGACGTGTTCTCGGCGAGCACCGGCAAGGCGCCGCGCGGCGGCGACGCGGGCCGGATCTACCAGCTCAAGCGGGAGGTGCTGGAGTTCAAGCGGGCGGTCTCCCCGCTGCTGCGGCCGATGCAGATGCTCGGCGAGCGGCCGATGCGGCTGATCGACCCGGACATCCAGAAGTACTTCCGCGACGTGGCCGACCACGTGGCCCGGGTGCACGAGCAGGTCATCGGCTTCGACGACCTGCTGAACTCGATCCTGCAGGCCAACCTGGCGCAGGCCACCGTCGTGCAGAACGAGGACATGCGCAAGATCACCGCGTGGGCGGCGATCCTGGCGGTGCCGACGATGATCACCGGCGTGTACGGGATGAACTTCGACACGATGCCGGAGCTGCGCTGGCGGTTCGGCTACCCGGCGGTGCTCGTCGCGATCGTGGCGATCTGCTACGCGATCCACCGCGGGTTCCGCCGCAACGGCTGGCTGTAG
- a CDS encoding suppressor of fused domain protein yields MSDVTPLVEARLRAAFGVPDARAAVTFLGAERIEVLRYVDAGLRRYVTLGMSAQPMGDPLATVADPVRGPRAELLLTVRAGRAETDKVLRPLAVLAASPQVEGVVVAPGSSLEVGEPLWPGAPFSAVLVAEGGGLVADLALDGPMEPVRFLPLLPMTPNEAAWKRVHGAAALQERWLAHGTDLRDPARGPVRLDG; encoded by the coding sequence ATGTCAGATGTCACGCCCTTGGTCGAGGCCAGACTGCGGGCCGCGTTCGGCGTGCCGGACGCCCGCGCGGCGGTCACCTTCCTGGGGGCCGAGCGTATCGAAGTGCTCCGCTACGTGGATGCTGGCCTGCGACGATACGTCACTCTTGGCATGTCCGCGCAGCCCATGGGGGACCCGTTGGCGACGGTCGCGGATCCGGTCCGCGGTCCGCGCGCCGAACTGCTGCTGACGGTCCGCGCCGGACGTGCCGAAACAGACAAGGTCCTGCGGCCGCTCGCGGTCCTGGCCGCGTCCCCGCAAGTCGAGGGCGTCGTGGTCGCCCCGGGCAGCTCGCTGGAGGTCGGCGAGCCGCTGTGGCCGGGGGCGCCCTTCTCCGCGGTGCTGGTCGCCGAGGGCGGTGGCCTGGTCGCGGACCTCGCCCTGGACGGGCCCATGGAGCCGGTGCGGTTCCTGCCGCTGCTGCCGATGACCCCGAACGAGGCAGCCTGGAAGCGGGTGCACGGCGCCGCGGCCCTCCAGGAGCGGTGGCTCGCGCACGGTACGGACCTGCGGGACCCGGCGCGCGGGCCGGTGCGTCTGGACGGGTGA
- a CDS encoding DUF6758 family protein translates to MRGEPSCPKCGGRVRAPGLFADSWQCDAHGSVQPLQPVVPPSVEALGVVVHRSHVPVWMPWPLPVGWLFSGVASAGDDRSGGRATALTCSGPGPLGGPGELMLIAEELGVGLGARYAGIPGPDPGPDMCLNRPAHAKVLAAGRPTALWHVVSTPEDRAVFVGEALGLWLWAIVWPEETGLLMYDELVLTDLRDAGAEVDLLPCGALSSRLLG, encoded by the coding sequence ATGAGGGGTGAACCCAGTTGCCCGAAGTGCGGTGGCAGGGTCCGGGCGCCCGGTCTCTTCGCCGACTCCTGGCAGTGCGACGCCCACGGGAGCGTTCAGCCGCTGCAACCCGTCGTCCCGCCCAGCGTCGAGGCGCTCGGCGTGGTGGTGCACCGCTCCCACGTCCCGGTCTGGATGCCCTGGCCGCTGCCCGTCGGCTGGCTCTTCTCCGGGGTGGCGAGCGCCGGTGACGACCGCAGCGGCGGCCGGGCCACCGCGCTGACCTGCTCCGGCCCCGGCCCCCTCGGCGGCCCCGGCGAGCTGATGCTGATCGCGGAGGAACTGGGCGTCGGGCTCGGCGCGCGGTACGCGGGCATTCCCGGGCCCGATCCCGGCCCGGACATGTGCCTGAACCGGCCGGCCCACGCCAAGGTGCTCGCGGCCGGCCGCCCGACCGCCCTGTGGCACGTCGTCAGCACTCCCGAGGACCGCGCGGTCTTCGTCGGCGAGGCGCTCGGGCTGTGGCTGTGGGCGATCGTCTGGCCCGAGGAGACCGGGCTGCTGATGTACGACGAGCTGGTGCTGACGGATCTGCGGGACGCCGGGGCGGAAGTGGACCTGCTGCCGTGCGGGGCGCTGTCGTCGCGCCTGCTGGGCTGA
- a CDS encoding PHP domain-containing protein — MRIDLHTHSTASDGTDTPGELVRNAAAAGLDVVALTDHDTVGGHAAARTALRELGAGAGLTLVTGAELSCRVRGISMHMLAYLFDPAEPELDRERELVRDDRVPRARGMVARLQELGVPVTWEQVAAIAGDGSVGRPHIATAMVDAGVIGSVSEAFTAQWLANDGRAYVAKHELDPFKAIRLVKGAGGVTVFAHPGAHKRGETVPDEVIAELAAAGLDGVEVDHVDHDGPTRARLRGLAAELGLLTTGSSDYHGSRKTVVLGECVTDPEVYREIARRATGAAPVGAV, encoded by the coding sequence GTGCGCATCGACCTGCACACCCACTCCACGGCCTCCGACGGTACGGACACCCCCGGCGAGCTGGTACGCAACGCCGCCGCCGCGGGGCTCGACGTGGTGGCGCTGACCGACCACGACACGGTGGGCGGCCATGCGGCGGCTCGGACCGCCCTGCGCGAACTGGGCGCCGGTGCCGGCCTGACGCTGGTCACCGGGGCGGAGCTGTCCTGCCGGGTGCGCGGCATCAGCATGCACATGCTGGCCTACCTGTTCGACCCCGCCGAACCCGAACTGGACCGGGAGCGGGAGCTGGTGCGCGACGACCGGGTGCCCCGGGCCCGCGGCATGGTCGCCAGGCTTCAGGAACTGGGCGTCCCGGTGACCTGGGAGCAGGTCGCCGCGATCGCCGGGGACGGCTCGGTGGGCCGGCCGCACATCGCCACTGCGATGGTGGACGCGGGGGTCATCGGCAGCGTCTCGGAAGCGTTCACCGCGCAGTGGCTCGCCAACGACGGGCGGGCGTACGTGGCGAAGCACGAGTTGGACCCCTTCAAGGCGATCCGGCTGGTAAAGGGCGCGGGCGGGGTGACGGTGTTCGCGCACCCGGGCGCGCACAAGCGCGGTGAGACGGTTCCGGACGAGGTGATCGCCGAGCTCGCCGCCGCGGGCCTCGACGGTGTCGAGGTCGACCACGTGGACCACGACGGCCCGACCCGGGCCCGGCTGCGCGGACTGGCGGCCGAACTCGGCCTGCTCACCACGGGTTCCAGCGACTACCACGGCAGCCGCAAGACGGTGGTCCTCGGCGAGTGCGTCACCGACCCGGAGGTCTACCGGGAGATCGCCCGCCGGGCCACGGGCGCGGCGCCGGTCGGCGCGGTCTAG
- a CDS encoding alpha/beta fold hydrolase — MSRPSALDLPENVSARRLETSRGSFAVLDAAPGPDAPPLGTALLVPGFTGSKEDFLDLLPPLTGAGFRAVAVDGRGQHESGGPREESAYAQAELAADVVAQSAALAAGPGGGPLHLLGHSLGGHIARAAVLAAGPAQWTSLTLMSSGAAEITAEQQIRTRLLVDYLPSMDMETAWQTMRAMDGENGPGDAAADDGTPDWLEEFLHRRWVTTVPEQLIATAKQLMTEPDRVAELAAVPLPKLVLSGEVDYAWPVPSLDAMAERLDAERVVIKGAEHSPNAERPAETSIALTAFWSRAARGGARSLTGE; from the coding sequence ATGAGCCGACCCTCTGCCCTCGATCTGCCGGAGAACGTGTCCGCCCGTCGGCTGGAGACGTCCCGTGGTTCCTTCGCGGTACTGGACGCCGCCCCCGGCCCGGACGCGCCGCCGCTGGGCACCGCACTGCTCGTACCGGGCTTCACCGGCAGCAAGGAGGACTTCCTCGACCTGCTGCCGCCGCTGACCGGGGCGGGCTTCCGAGCGGTGGCGGTGGACGGCCGCGGCCAGCACGAGTCGGGCGGCCCGCGGGAGGAGTCCGCGTACGCGCAGGCGGAGTTGGCGGCCGACGTGGTCGCGCAGAGCGCGGCCCTCGCGGCCGGACCCGGCGGCGGCCCGCTGCATCTGCTGGGGCACTCGCTCGGCGGCCACATCGCCCGCGCCGCCGTACTGGCGGCCGGGCCGGCGCAGTGGACCTCGTTGACGCTGATGAGTTCGGGAGCCGCGGAGATCACCGCGGAGCAGCAGATCCGTACCCGGCTGCTGGTGGACTACCTGCCCAGCATGGACATGGAGACGGCCTGGCAGACCATGCGGGCGATGGACGGGGAGAACGGCCCGGGTGACGCGGCCGCGGACGACGGTACGCCGGACTGGCTGGAGGAGTTCCTGCACCGCCGGTGGGTGACCACCGTCCCTGAGCAACTGATAGCCACCGCGAAGCAGTTGATGACCGAGCCGGACCGGGTGGCCGAACTGGCCGCCGTCCCGCTGCCCAAGCTCGTCCTGTCCGGCGAGGTGGACTACGCCTGGCCGGTGCCGTCGCTGGACGCGATGGCCGAACGACTGGACGCCGAGCGCGTGGTGATCAAGGGCGCCGAGCACTCCCCCAACGCGGAGCGGCCGGCGGAGACCTCGATCGCGCTGACGGCGTTCTGGAGCCGGGCCGCCCGTGGCGGCGCCCGCTCCCTCACCGGTGAGTAG